The following coding sequences are from one Novosphingobium sp. Gsoil 351 window:
- a CDS encoding NmrA family NAD(P)-binding protein, producing MLAGASGDLGGRIARTLATQGAQVRALVRTSIPALKRDVLEKTGVELVAVDLHDRDDVVSACHGALCVVSTLNGLRDVVIDAQRRLLEAAVAFGFCGGLHPDNAGP from the coding sequence GTGCTCGCGGGTGCAAGCGGAGACTTGGGCGGCCGGATCGCCCGGACCTTGGCTACCCAAGGCGCCCAGGTTCGCGCTCTTGTCCGTACTTCCATCCCTGCACTCAAGCGCGACGTCCTTGAGAAGACAGGTGTCGAACTCGTTGCGGTGGATTTGCACGATCGCGATGACGTGGTGTCCGCGTGCCATGGCGCCCTGTGCGTTGTGTCGACGCTCAACGGTCTTCGCGATGTCGTGATCGATGCCCAGCGCCGGCTGCTTGAGGCCGCCGTCGCCTTCGGATTTTGCGGAGGACTTCACCCGGACAACGCCGGGCCGTAA